One genomic segment of uncultured Campylobacter sp. includes these proteins:
- a CDS encoding PepSY domain-containing protein, giving the protein MKNLNLGALAATFALAGALNAGSFSEKDAKVSFDQAIGIAQQNFGDTTIKSVEIDDEHGRLIYEIESYKEGSESEIKIDAQSGEILKTQTQKKLKPSKIDYSQVKISAADARAKALSANAGWDFREVDLKSNGGKPAYEVKLRQGMSKKEVLIDAATGEQILQRQK; this is encoded by the coding sequence ATGAAAAATCTTAATTTAGGCGCACTCGCCGCTACATTCGCCCTTGCGGGTGCATTAAACGCAGGAAGTTTTAGCGAAAAAGACGCTAAAGTTTCATTCGATCAAGCGATAGGGATCGCGCAACAAAACTTTGGTGACACAACTATAAAAAGCGTAGAAATCGACGATGAGCACGGAAGGCTCATCTATGAGATCGAGTCGTATAAAGAAGGTAGCGAAAGCGAGATCAAAATCGACGCTCAAAGCGGCGAAATTTTAAAGACTCAAACGCAAAAGAAGCTAAAGCCTAGTAAAATTGATTATTCGCAGGTCAAAATCAGTGCCGCAGACGCTCGCGCCAAAGCACTTAGCGCAAACGCCGGCTGGGATTTTCGCGAGGTTGATTTAAAAAGTAACGGCGGTAAGCCTGCATACGAAGTCAAACTGCGCCAAGGCATGAGCAAAAAAGAGGTGCTAATCGACGCCGCTACGGGCGAGCAGATCTTGCAGCGTCAAAAATAA
- a CDS encoding nickel-dependent hydrogenase large subunit: MSQRIVIDPITRIEGHLRIEVVVDDENVVREAYSSSTLWRGLETIVKNRDPRDAGFFMQRICGVCTFSHYKAGIVAVENALGITPPLNALLTRTLMANALFLHDHPVHFYQLHGLDFVDVVSALSADSKKASEEAFKYCDTPYACGADKLKEVQDRVGAFVKKGALGPFANAYFGHPTYKLSPEQNLIALSHYLECLRIQRTAAQMMAIFGAKQPHPQSLTVGGVTCVMDILSPARLGEYMSKFKEVADFVNRAYYPDLVMAAKAYGNEPSVLNDIGVANLWTHQEFQLSKNEWLFQSGMILDGDISKVLELDENKITEEATHAWYKNDAALHPYDGEQEPNYTGLKDEQSIDAHGKEAHTKVLDTQGKYTWIKAPRYDGKPLQVGPLANIVVNYAKKNERVVKVVDQFLKDAGLPLEAVFSTLGRTACRMIEAKVVADNGLIALENLIANIKSGDTETCAKYVIDNSKEYKGRYIGHVPRGALSHWCRIEKGVIKNWQAVVPSTWNATPKDKDGAMGAYESCLIGLKLADLSKPLEIIRRIHSFDPCIACAVHVMDAKGAELGCYRVDPSKG; the protein is encoded by the coding sequence ATGTCGCAAAGAATCGTAATAGATCCGATAACCAGAATTGAGGGACATTTAAGAATAGAGGTCGTAGTGGATGATGAAAACGTCGTCCGCGAGGCTTATAGTAGCTCCACTTTATGGCGCGGGCTTGAGACTATAGTAAAAAACAGAGATCCGCGCGACGCGGGATTTTTTATGCAAAGAATTTGCGGCGTCTGCACCTTCTCGCACTACAAAGCGGGCATCGTCGCGGTAGAAAATGCCCTCGGCATCACTCCGCCGCTAAATGCCTTGCTGACGCGCACGCTGATGGCTAACGCGCTATTTTTACACGATCACCCGGTGCATTTTTATCAACTCCACGGGCTTGATTTCGTGGATGTCGTAAGCGCTCTTAGCGCCGATTCTAAAAAGGCGAGCGAGGAGGCGTTTAAATACTGCGATACCCCTTATGCGTGCGGTGCCGATAAACTAAAAGAGGTACAAGATCGCGTGGGCGCTTTCGTTAAAAAGGGCGCTTTAGGGCCTTTTGCCAACGCCTACTTCGGCCACCCAACATATAAGCTTAGCCCGGAGCAAAATTTAATCGCTCTTTCGCACTATCTTGAGTGTTTGCGCATTCAGCGCACGGCGGCTCAGATGATGGCGATATTCGGTGCGAAACAGCCTCATCCGCAAAGCCTCACCGTAGGCGGCGTCACCTGCGTAATGGACATCCTAAGCCCTGCAAGACTGGGCGAATATATGTCTAAATTTAAAGAGGTCGCGGACTTCGTAAATCGCGCCTACTATCCTGATCTCGTAATGGCTGCGAAGGCTTACGGCAATGAGCCTAGCGTGCTAAACGATATCGGCGTGGCAAATTTATGGACTCACCAAGAATTTCAGCTTTCAAAAAACGAATGGCTATTTCAAAGTGGCATGATCCTTGACGGCGATATTAGTAAGGTTTTGGAGCTGGATGAGAACAAGATCACCGAGGAGGCAACGCATGCGTGGTATAAAAATGATGCGGCGCTTCATCCTTACGACGGCGAGCAGGAGCCGAATTATACGGGCCTTAAGGACGAACAGAGCATCGACGCGCACGGCAAAGAAGCGCATACGAAGGTGCTCGACACCCAGGGCAAATACACCTGGATCAAGGCTCCGCGATACGACGGCAAACCGCTTCAGGTAGGACCGCTTGCAAATATCGTGGTAAATTACGCTAAGAAAAACGAGCGCGTAGTAAAAGTCGTGGATCAATTCCTAAAAGACGCCGGCTTGCCGCTTGAGGCGGTATTTTCGACGCTTGGACGAACGGCGTGCCGTATGATTGAGGCTAAAGTCGTAGCCGACAACGGACTGATTGCGCTAGAAAATTTGATCGCAAACATCAAAAGCGGCGATACCGAAACCTGCGCAAAATATGTAATCGATAACTCAAAAGAGTACAAAGGTCGCTATATCGGTCACGTGCCGCGCGGCGCACTTAGCCACTGGTGCAGGATCGAAAAAGGCGTCATCAAAAACTGGCAGGCGGTCGTGCCGTCTACTTGGAACGCCACGCCGAAGGATAAAGACGGCGCTATGGGCGCTTACGAATCCTGCTTGATCGGACTTAAGCTTGCCGATCTTTCTAAACCGCTAGAGATCATCCGCCGTATCCATTCATTCGATCCTTGTATCGCCTGCGCCGTGCACGTAATGGACGCTAAAGGGGCGGAGCTCGGCTGCTATAGGGTAGATCCCAGCAAAGGATAA
- the sdhB gene encoding 8-methylmenaquinol:fumarate reductase iron-sulfur subunit, whose product MKFIIDRFDGSKNYQQAYELSLEQIKGKTLLGVLQFIKQNLDITLNFTAACRMAICGACAVRVNGHSYLACDTKMEALLAEYENPDSFTISPLNNFRVISDLVVDWEPSIENLRKIKPTITPKKEFSADKGCKQSPEQMERVKKQWDCILCGCCASECNKLGADASDYMQPFVFTHANRAAFDSRSRDAMPHLKPAVLNGLWLCVHCQECADRCPKGISAQSDITALRALAMKKGLTVGSGPGHAEAFLLDIVEGSGRLNEIKLALRSEGVFANMGKMDVAANLMAAGKMNPLHAFGEEEIEGHAQLVKMIEAARKAQASGEIE is encoded by the coding sequence ATGAAATTTATCATAGACCGCTTCGACGGAAGCAAAAATTATCAGCAAGCCTATGAGCTTAGTTTGGAGCAGATCAAAGGAAAGACCCTGCTTGGAGTTTTGCAATTTATTAAGCAAAATTTAGACATCACTTTAAATTTTACCGCAGCGTGTCGTATGGCGATATGCGGAGCCTGTGCCGTGAGGGTAAACGGACACTCATATCTCGCCTGCGATACCAAGATGGAGGCTTTGCTTGCGGAGTATGAAAATCCTGATAGCTTTACGATCTCGCCGCTAAATAATTTCCGAGTGATTTCGGATCTGGTGGTGGACTGGGAGCCTAGTATCGAGAATTTAAGAAAGATCAAACCGACCATTACGCCTAAGAAAGAATTTAGCGCCGATAAGGGCTGTAAGCAAAGCCCCGAGCAGATGGAGCGCGTCAAAAAGCAGTGGGATTGTATACTTTGCGGCTGCTGCGCTAGCGAATGCAATAAGCTTGGAGCCGATGCAAGCGATTATATGCAACCTTTTGTTTTCACGCATGCTAACCGCGCCGCGTTTGATTCAAGAAGCAGGGACGCTATGCCTCATCTAAAGCCTGCGGTACTAAACGGATTATGGCTATGCGTGCACTGCCAAGAGTGTGCCGATCGCTGCCCTAAAGGCATAAGCGCTCAAAGCGATATCACCGCACTTCGCGCTCTAGCGATGAAAAAAGGCTTAACCGTAGGAAGCGGTCCGGGACATGCCGAGGCGTTCCTACTAGACATCGTAGAGGGAAGCGGAAGATTAAACGAGATCAAGCTTGCCTTAAGAAGCGAAGGCGTATTTGCAAATATGGGCAAGATGGACGTAGCGGCAAATTTAATGGCTGCGGGCAAGATGAATCCGCTTCATGCTTTCGGCGAAGAGGAGATCGAGGGTCATGCGCAGCTCGTTAAGATGATAGAGGCCGCACGCAAGGCTCAGGCTAGCGGCGAGATAGAATAA
- a CDS encoding phosphoethanolamine--lipid A transferase, which yields MPSFFKNPSQQKLIFLSSLAFVAFFNFSFFKNIINAYGISGLNFIYLVCDMAALIAFLTLFFTIFSSRYTTKPILMICFFISSFTAYFMDSYNVVIDSEMIRNAAQTNFAESADLFSPRLAIYVLVLGVLPCVLIAHLRVRYRPLKFEILAKLKTAGICIIIIAALLFGFSKYYASFFREHKILRSYANPGYWIYSGVKFAAKSKNQGSQPLMQIATDAHIDENSTSSKKLVVVVVGEAARADRFSLNGYERDTNPLLAKEQGVVSLSNTHSCGTSTAQSVPCMFSLLNREEFSVEKATEEQNVLDILNRADDMAILWRDNNSDSKGVALRVKYQDFKIPQNNPICDVECRDEGMLAGLDKFIAENAGKDVLIVLHQMGNHGPAYFKRYKKEFEKFSPVCRDNELENCSQQEISNAYDNAILYTDYFLSKVVEFLKPYSKTYETAMIYMSDHGESLGEGGVYLHGMPYLFAPEAQKHIGAIVWLGEGKMRERYDLSVLKSHKDDAFSHDNLFHTLLGIFEVDTKVYNKDLDILSEVKN from the coding sequence GTGCCTAGCTTTTTTAAAAATCCGTCGCAGCAGAAGCTTATTTTTCTAAGCTCGCTTGCTTTTGTGGCGTTTTTTAACTTCTCGTTTTTTAAAAATATCATAAATGCCTACGGAATCTCGGGGCTAAATTTTATCTATCTTGTCTGTGACATGGCGGCTTTGATCGCTTTTTTGACACTATTTTTTACGATTTTTAGCTCGCGTTATACAACCAAGCCGATTTTGATGATATGCTTTTTTATTTCGTCGTTTACGGCGTATTTCATGGATAGCTATAACGTCGTAATCGATTCGGAGATGATCCGTAACGCAGCCCAGACGAACTTTGCCGAGTCGGCGGATCTTTTTAGCCCGAGACTAGCGATTTACGTGCTGGTGCTGGGCGTCTTGCCCTGCGTGCTGATCGCTCACTTGCGCGTTAGATACCGTCCGCTTAAATTTGAAATTTTAGCCAAACTCAAAACAGCGGGCATTTGCATAATAATCATCGCGGCGTTGCTTTTTGGATTTAGCAAATACTACGCGTCGTTTTTCAGAGAGCATAAAATTTTACGCAGCTACGCAAATCCCGGATATTGGATCTACAGCGGCGTTAAATTTGCCGCAAAATCTAAAAATCAAGGCTCGCAGCCTCTGATGCAAATCGCTACGGACGCGCATATCGATGAAAATTCTACAAGCTCAAAAAAGCTCGTCGTCGTAGTCGTGGGCGAAGCGGCGAGAGCGGATAGATTTTCGCTAAACGGCTACGAGCGAGATACTAATCCGCTACTAGCCAAAGAGCAGGGCGTCGTAAGCCTAAGTAATACCCATTCTTGCGGCACTTCGACGGCGCAAAGCGTGCCGTGCATGTTTTCGTTGCTAAATCGCGAGGAATTTAGCGTCGAAAAGGCTACGGAGGAGCAAAACGTATTAGACATACTAAACCGCGCTGATGACATGGCGATTTTGTGGCGCGATAACAATTCCGATTCCAAAGGTGTGGCGCTGCGCGTGAAATATCAGGATTTTAAAATTCCGCAAAATAATCCGATCTGCGACGTAGAGTGCAGGGACGAGGGGATGCTTGCAGGGCTTGATAAATTTATCGCCGAAAACGCGGGCAAAGATGTATTAATCGTGCTGCATCAGATGGGCAATCACGGGCCTGCGTATTTTAAGCGCTATAAGAAAGAATTTGAAAAATTTAGCCCCGTTTGCCGCGATAACGAGCTTGAGAACTGCTCGCAGCAAGAAATTTCAAATGCCTACGATAACGCGATTTTATACACGGATTATTTTTTAAGCAAGGTTGTAGAATTTTTAAAACCATATTCTAAGACGTACGAAACGGCGATGATCTATATGAGCGATCACGGCGAGAGCCTCGGCGAGGGCGGCGTTTATCTGCACGGTATGCCCTATCTTTTTGCTCCCGAGGCGCAAAAGCATATCGGCGCTATTGTTTGGCTAGGTGAGGGAAAAATGCGCGAAAGATACGATCTGAGCGTACTTAAATCGCATAAGGATGACGCTTTTTCGCACGATAATCTTTTTCACACGCTGCTTGGAATTTTTGAAGTAGATACCAAGGTGTATAACAAAGATTTGGATATTTTAAGCGAAGTCAAAAATTAG
- the sdhA gene encoding 8-methylmenaquinol:fumarate reductase flavoprotein subunit has product MSESNFNRRDFLKSACISVGALSLSGCVDTDKSKSTDGGNEGGLPSVDVLVIGSGGAGLRAAVAVRKSNPNLSVVVATKMMPSRNATCMAEGGINGVTSFSGGDSYKLHAYDTVKGGAYLVDQDAAIKFCELAGPTIAEMDYIGTLFSRNASGGVDGKESGVPGGVAQRFMGGASKKRCNYSADKTGHILMHACFDDAVSNGVKFLIDHELLEISAPEGECEGVVLRNIQTGDFYPVLCKALVIATGGYTRMFYNRTSVPYIATGDGIAAALRAGLGFSDPEMVQFHPTGIKSGGALITEAARGEGGYLLNNKGERFMKNYHEKMELAPRDVVARAIETEIREGRGYGEGLGAYVLLDVRHLGKDKILKALPKIRHTAILFEGIDLIEQPIPIRPTAHYSMGGIEVSKFDDMSTKISGLYTAGEASCISIHGANRLGGNSLTDAVVTGKLAGLGAADYAAKQEGFGSGKRASELAQKWQAKFKQIANGSGKANEMYELREELGAQLWDNMGIFRTGEKLDLLSQNLESIRARYDELRVADVNPVMNTAFTDYVELGNLILLARCACLAAQKRLESRGAHTREDYPKRDDKNFLKHSIVTMNDAGELNLGYKEVVVTEFSLDGRKPQ; this is encoded by the coding sequence ATGAGCGAATCAAATTTCAACAGACGCGATTTTTTGAAATCGGCCTGTATCAGCGTCGGCGCGCTTAGCCTTAGCGGCTGTGTGGATACCGACAAGAGTAAAAGCACAGACGGCGGCAACGAAGGCGGCCTTCCTAGTGTGGATGTACTCGTTATCGGCTCGGGAGGCGCGGGTCTGCGTGCAGCCGTAGCGGTAAGAAAGAGTAATCCAAATCTCAGCGTAGTCGTAGCTACGAAGATGATGCCTTCGCGCAACGCCACCTGTATGGCGGAAGGCGGTATCAACGGCGTTACGAGTTTCAGTGGCGGCGATTCGTATAAACTCCACGCCTACGACACCGTAAAGGGCGGCGCATATCTCGTAGATCAGGACGCCGCGATTAAATTTTGTGAGCTTGCGGGTCCTACGATTGCCGAGATGGATTACATCGGCACGCTGTTTTCCAGAAACGCTAGCGGCGGCGTGGATGGCAAAGAAAGCGGCGTCCCGGGCGGCGTAGCACAGCGATTTATGGGCGGCGCGTCTAAAAAACGATGCAACTACTCCGCGGATAAGACGGGTCATATCTTGATGCACGCCTGTTTTGACGATGCGGTCAGCAACGGCGTGAAATTTTTAATCGATCACGAGCTGCTTGAGATCAGCGCGCCTGAGGGTGAATGCGAGGGCGTCGTGCTTCGAAATATCCAAACCGGCGATTTTTATCCGGTGCTTTGCAAAGCCTTGGTAATCGCTACGGGCGGATATACGAGGATGTTTTACAACCGCACCTCGGTGCCTTATATCGCTACCGGCGACGGCATCGCGGCGGCGCTTCGCGCAGGTCTTGGATTTAGCGATCCGGAGATGGTGCAGTTTCATCCGACCGGTATCAAAAGCGGCGGCGCGCTCATTACCGAAGCTGCGCGCGGCGAGGGCGGATATCTGCTCAATAACAAAGGCGAGCGCTTTATGAAAAATTACCACGAAAAGATGGAGCTTGCGCCGCGCGATGTCGTAGCTCGCGCGATCGAAACCGAGATCCGCGAGGGCAGGGGATACGGCGAGGGGCTAGGCGCATACGTGCTACTTGACGTAAGACATCTCGGAAAAGATAAAATTTTAAAAGCCCTTCCTAAGATCAGACACACCGCCATTTTGTTTGAGGGTATTGATCTAATCGAACAGCCGATTCCGATTCGTCCTACCGCTCACTACTCGATGGGCGGCATTGAAGTGTCTAAATTTGACGATATGAGCACTAAAATTTCGGGGCTTTACACTGCGGGCGAGGCGTCTTGTATCTCGATTCACGGCGCAAACCGCTTGGGCGGAAATTCTTTAACCGACGCCGTCGTAACGGGTAAGCTCGCAGGACTCGGCGCAGCGGATTATGCCGCGAAGCAGGAGGGATTCGGCTCGGGTAAAAGAGCGAGCGAGCTCGCGCAAAAATGGCAGGCTAAATTTAAGCAGATCGCAAACGGCTCGGGCAAGGCAAACGAGATGTATGAGTTGCGCGAAGAGCTAGGCGCGCAGCTTTGGGATAATATGGGCATCTTTAGAACCGGCGAGAAGCTCGATCTGCTTTCGCAAAATTTAGAGAGTATCAGAGCGCGCTACGACGAGCTACGCGTCGCGGATGTAAATCCGGTTATGAATACCGCATTTACCGACTACGTCGAGCTTGGAAATTTAATCCTGCTTGCGCGCTGTGCGTGTTTGGCTGCGCAAAAGAGGCTTGAAAGCCGCGGCGCTCACACTCGCGAAGACTATCCGAAGCGCGACGATAAAAATTTCTTAAAGCACAGTATCGTGACGATGAACGACGCGGGCGAGCTAAACTTGGGCTACAAAGAGGTCGTCGTTACGGAATTCTCTCTTGACGGAAGGAAACCTCAATGA
- the sdhE gene encoding 8-methylmenaquinol:fumarate reductase membrane anchor subunit has translation MNNEFAFFPGCVLSQAAKESKISLEAIAPVLGIKLHEIKGWSCCGASQAQCVDPMASLVANARNIALAEGMNMPLLTTCSTCMLTLTKAKLTLDKGAKSYINTFLKEGGMQYQGSTEITSLLWVLYQSLDTLKAKVVRPLTNLKVALFYGCHSLRPERELKKESSTNPKSFEAVVSALGAQIVPFEKRLDCCGFHASYPAVKSVSKMSSEIVNDAAEHGADVVVTPCPLCQMQLDIYQERYQEAMNSKARKPIIHLSQLVGLALGLSNEQLGLNINIQDATRLVS, from the coding sequence ATGAATAACGAATTTGCATTTTTCCCGGGTTGCGTTTTAAGTCAAGCCGCAAAGGAATCTAAAATTTCACTTGAAGCGATCGCTCCGGTGCTGGGTATTAAACTTCATGAGATAAAAGGCTGGAGCTGCTGCGGGGCTAGCCAAGCTCAATGCGTCGATCCTATGGCGAGCCTAGTAGCCAATGCCAGAAATATCGCGCTAGCCGAGGGTATGAATATGCCTCTGCTAACTACCTGCTCCACCTGTATGCTAACTCTAACTAAAGCAAAGCTAACCTTGGATAAGGGTGCTAAAAGCTATATCAATACCTTTTTAAAAGAGGGCGGTATGCAGTATCAGGGAAGTACCGAGATAACGAGCCTGCTTTGGGTGCTATATCAAAGCTTAGACACGTTAAAAGCTAAAGTCGTAAGACCGCTAACAAATTTAAAAGTAGCGCTATTTTACGGCTGCCACTCATTAAGACCGGAGCGCGAGCTTAAGAAAGAAAGCTCGACCAATCCAAAAAGCTTTGAAGCGGTAGTTAGCGCACTTGGCGCTCAGATAGTGCCTTTTGAAAAACGCCTTGATTGCTGCGGCTTTCACGCTAGCTATCCTGCGGTAAAATCGGTATCTAAAATGTCAAGCGAGATCGTAAATGACGCTGCCGAGCATGGAGCGGACGTCGTAGTTACCCCTTGTCCGCTATGTCAGATGCAGCTAGATATCTATCAGGAGCGATACCAAGAAGCGATGAACTCAAAGGCAAGAAAGCCGATCATCCACCTATCTCAGCTGGTAGGCCTTGCTCTTGGGCTAAGCAACGAGCAGCTTGGACTAAATATCAATATCCAAGATGCAACGAGACTGGTAAGCTGA
- a CDS encoding hydrogenase small subunit, producing the protein MVDLAQISARLDAVERLPQIKAEESIQERLKSKGFSRRDFMKWSGAMTAMLGLPAAFAPSVARAAELADRLPVIWLHMAECTGCSESLLRTETPSIDSLIFDYISLEYHETIMAAAGWQAEENLEGAIEKYKGRYILMVEGGIPSGENEFFLTVGPEGKSGAQHCKHAAEGAAAIFAIGTCSSFGGIQAAAPNPTGAVGLDKIINKPVINVPGCPPSEKNIVGNVLNFILFGTLPSLDVYNRPKWAYGLRIHDLCERRGHFDAGEFVESFGDAGAKDGYCLYKVGCKGPYTFNNCSRERFNSHTSWPVQAGHGCIGCSEPDFWDHMGPFEEPLADRLYESVFGGLGADATADKIGVGILAITGVAVAAHAAIASFKKDKGE; encoded by the coding sequence ATGGTTGATTTAGCTCAAATTTCGGCTAGACTTGATGCCGTTGAGCGTTTGCCGCAAATAAAAGCGGAGGAAAGCATACAAGAAAGGCTTAAGAGCAAAGGTTTTTCGCGTCGCGATTTTATGAAATGGAGCGGGGCGATGACCGCGATGCTTGGGCTTCCGGCCGCATTTGCACCGAGCGTGGCGCGAGCTGCAGAACTTGCGGATCGCTTGCCAGTGATCTGGCTTCATATGGCGGAGTGCACGGGCTGTAGCGAGAGCTTGCTACGCACCGAGACGCCTAGCATCGACAGCCTCATATTCGACTACATCAGCCTCGAATACCATGAGACGATAATGGCTGCCGCAGGCTGGCAAGCTGAGGAAAATTTAGAGGGCGCGATCGAAAAATACAAGGGGCGCTATATCTTAATGGTCGAAGGCGGAATTCCAAGCGGCGAGAATGAATTTTTCCTAACCGTGGGTCCTGAGGGCAAAAGCGGAGCTCAGCACTGCAAACACGCGGCCGAAGGCGCTGCGGCAATATTTGCGATCGGCACCTGTTCGAGCTTCGGCGGCATCCAAGCCGCGGCTCCGAATCCGACCGGCGCCGTAGGTTTGGACAAAATCATAAACAAACCCGTCATCAACGTCCCGGGCTGTCCGCCTAGCGAAAAAAATATCGTCGGCAACGTGCTAAATTTTATCCTTTTCGGCACGCTTCCGAGCTTGGACGTTTATAACAGGCCTAAATGGGCTTACGGGCTGCGAATACATGATCTGTGCGAGCGCCGCGGACATTTCGACGCGGGCGAGTTTGTAGAAAGCTTCGGCGATGCGGGCGCGAAGGACGGATACTGCCTTTATAAAGTAGGCTGCAAGGGTCCTTATACGTTTAACAACTGCTCGCGCGAGCGTTTCAACTCCCACACTAGCTGGCCGGTACAGGCGGGTCACGGCTGCATAGGCTGCTCGGAGCCTGATTTTTGGGATCATATGGGACCTTTTGAGGAGCCTTTGGCGGATCGCCTTTATGAAAGTGTTTTCGGCGGGCTCGGCGCTGATGCTACCGCTGATAAGATAGGTGTCGGAATTTTAGCGATCACGGGTGTTGCGGTAGCGGCACACGCGGCGATTGCGTCATTTAAGAAAGATAAAGGGGAATAA
- a CDS encoding LysR family transcriptional regulator, whose amino-acid sequence MELVLKVAEFRSFTKAAEALKIPQPSLSQSILSLERELGAQLFNRTSNPISLTRAGKIYASKAKVIFDAINDLKSDISEISGVKNDKIRIGFSQNGYNLLPSLLPMFCKKFKDSDLQITQFSSALSIREMLLRGDLDVGMLILPIDMSGLDGVKILTQKTYVALSSTHPLSLEFKNESVPKINISRLKEERFILPNQSLRSAEQIDAFFTAAGFAPKVLCRTETFDIANAIVASGAGACFSIPQMIKEDKASRIKLFDVGARELDNTLIIAYKKGKRLNHLAQAFIKTARKISNEI is encoded by the coding sequence ATGGAGCTAGTATTAAAAGTAGCAGAATTCCGTAGCTTTACTAAGGCTGCCGAGGCACTTAAAATCCCGCAGCCGTCGCTATCACAGAGCATTTTATCACTGGAACGTGAGCTTGGAGCGCAGCTTTTTAACCGCACGAGCAATCCCATTTCGCTTACGCGCGCGGGAAAAATTTACGCTAGTAAAGCAAAAGTCATTTTTGACGCCATAAACGACCTAAAAAGCGATATCTCTGAAATAAGCGGCGTAAAAAATGATAAAATTCGCATCGGCTTTTCGCAAAACGGCTATAATCTGCTACCGTCGCTACTGCCGATGTTTTGCAAGAAATTTAAGGATTCGGATCTGCAAATTACGCAATTTTCTTCTGCGCTTAGCATTCGTGAAATGCTACTTCGGGGCGATCTTGATGTCGGTATGCTGATACTGCCCATCGATATGAGCGGGCTTGATGGGGTTAAAATTCTAACGCAAAAAACCTATGTCGCTCTAAGCTCCACCCATCCGCTCTCGCTTGAGTTTAAAAACGAATCTGTTCCCAAAATTAACATTTCGCGCTTAAAAGAGGAAAGATTCATCCTGCCTAATCAAAGCCTAAGAAGCGCCGAGCAGATAGATGCGTTCTTTACCGCCGCAGGCTTTGCGCCGAAAGTGCTATGCCGTACGGAGACCTTTGATATCGCCAATGCTATCGTCGCAAGCGGCGCAGGAGCGTGCTTTAGCATACCGCAGATGATAAAAGAAGATAAGGCAAGCAGGATAAAGCTCTTTGACGTAGGCGCGCGCGAGCTCGATAATACGCTGATAATCGCCTATAAAAAAGGCAAACGTCTAAACCATCTAGCGCAGGCATTTATCAAAACTGCACGTAAAATTTCTAATGAAATTTAA
- the cybH gene encoding Ni/Fe-hydrogenase, b-type cytochrome subunit, with product MKKRFAEYEFSIGLRLTHWLRALCITILVITGYYIAFVFTAPEVSPEPVLFMQAKFRFVHLIFGFAMIGAAIFKTYLFFFDKKSRKELLSIKDFFSPRVWIAQIKYYIFLGEHPHLRGVYNPLQFISYLGFYLVLFVICLTGMILYVHVYHEGLGGALYGLLRPLEAAMGGLSEVRMIHHLCMNIIIIFVPIHVYMAVFNAVKGRDGAMDAIVSGYKFKKEEHA from the coding sequence ATGAAAAAAAGATTTGCGGAATACGAGTTCTCAATCGGTCTTAGGCTCACGCACTGGCTGCGTGCGCTTTGCATTACGATTTTGGTGATCACCGGATATTATATCGCTTTTGTTTTTACCGCGCCCGAGGTAAGCCCCGAGCCGGTGCTTTTCATGCAGGCTAAATTTAGATTCGTGCATCTGATCTTCGGCTTTGCGATGATTGGCGCAGCGATCTTTAAAACCTATCTTTTCTTCTTCGATAAAAAGAGTAGAAAAGAGCTTTTAAGCATCAAGGATTTTTTTAGCCCGCGCGTCTGGATAGCTCAGATCAAATACTATATCTTTTTGGGCGAGCACCCGCATCTTCGCGGCGTTTACAACCCGCTACAGTTCATCTCCTATCTGGGCTTTTATCTAGTGCTGTTCGTAATCTGCCTAACGGGTATGATCTTATACGTGCACGTCTATCACGAGGGGCTCGGCGGCGCGCTATATGGGCTCTTGCGCCCGCTGGAAGCGGCGATGGGCGGTCTAAGCGAAGTGCGAATGATACATCATCTTTGCATGAATATCATCATAATCTTCGTGCCGATCCACGTCTATATGGCGGTCTTTAACGCCGTCAAGGGCAGGGACGGCGCGATGGATGCGATCGTAAGCGGCTATAAATTTAAAAAGGAAGAGCACGCTTGA